One Deltaproteobacteria bacterium DNA segment encodes these proteins:
- the rpsD gene encoding 30S ribosomal protein S4 translates to MARYTGPACRLCRREGTKLFLKGDRCFSDKCSVDKRQYAPGQHGQNKPRLTEYGVQLREKQKVKRMYGLLEQQFSGTMAKASRMKGRAGENLLQLLERRLDNVVFRLGFATSRAEARQLVQHGHFAVNGRTVTIPSFIVRPNNKIVLRESSRQIARIVGALEALESRAVPGWLEIEKESFTGTVKALPVREDVTMPIEEQLIVELYSR, encoded by the coding sequence ATGGCTCGTTACACAGGTCCCGCCTGCCGGCTCTGCCGCCGCGAAGGCACGAAGCTCTTCCTGAAGGGCGACCGCTGCTTCAGCGACAAATGCTCGGTCGACAAGCGCCAGTACGCGCCCGGTCAGCACGGCCAGAACAAGCCGCGCCTCACCGAGTACGGCGTGCAGCTGCGCGAGAAGCAGAAGGTGAAGCGCATGTACGGACTGCTCGAGCAGCAGTTCTCCGGCACGATGGCCAAGGCCTCGCGCATGAAGGGCCGCGCGGGTGAAAACCTGCTGCAGCTGCTCGAGCGCCGGCTGGACAACGTGGTGTTCCGGCTCGGCTTCGCGACCTCGCGCGCCGAAGCGCGCCAGCTCGTGCAGCACGGCCACTTCGCCGTGAACGGCCGCACCGTCACGATCCCGTCGTTCATCGTGCGGCCCAACAACAAGATCGTGCTGCGCGAGAGCTCGCGGCAGATCGCGCGCATCGTCGGCGCGCTCGAGGCGCTCGAGAGCCGCGCGGTTCCGGGCTGGCTCGAGATCGAGAAGGAGAGCTTCACCGGCACGGTGAAGGCGCTCCCGGTCCGCGAAGACGTGACGATGCCGATCGAAGAGCAGCTGATCGTCGAGCTCTACTCGCGCTAA